The following coding sequences are from one Bufo bufo chromosome 2, aBufBuf1.1, whole genome shotgun sequence window:
- the LOC120989064 gene encoding NEDD8: MLIKVKTLTGKEIEIDIEPTDKVERIKERVEEKEGIPPQQQRLIYSGKQMNDEKTASDYKIQGGSVLHLVLALRGGF, translated from the exons ATGCTGATCAAAGTGAAG ACGCTGACCGGGAAGGAAATAGAAATTGATATTGAGCCCACTGACAAG GTGGAGAGGATTAAAGAACGAGTGGAAGAAAAGGAAGGAATACCTCCACAGCAACAGAGGCTGATCTATAGTGGGAAACAAAT GAATGATGAGAAGACTGCGTCAGACTATAAGATCCAAGGAGGCTCTGTGCTACATTTGGTCCTTGCACTTCGAGGGGGTTTCTGA